One genomic segment of Actinomycetota bacterium includes these proteins:
- a CDS encoding PspC domain-containing protein, producing MTRSRDHRMIAGVCGGLADHFGWSIGLVRFLFVLFGLFGAGEIAYIVLWIVMPKA from the coding sequence ATGACCAGATCACGAGATCACAGGATGATTGCCGGAGTCTGCGGCGGGTTAGCCGACCATTTCGGCTGGAGCATCGGCCTCGTTCGGTTTCTATTTGTTTTGTTCGGCTTGTTCGGCGCCGGCGAGATCGCCTATATCGTGCTCTGGATCGTCATGCCCAAGGCCTAG